A single genomic interval of Piliocolobus tephrosceles isolate RC106 chromosome 7, ASM277652v3, whole genome shotgun sequence harbors:
- the PPP1R16A gene encoding protein phosphatase 1 regulatory subunit 16A isoform X1, which yields MAEHLELLAEMPMVGRMNTQERLKHAQKRRAQQVKMWAQAEKEAQGKKGPGERPRKEAAGRGPPKQVLFPPSVVLLEAAARNDLEEVRQFLGSGVSPDLANEDGLTALHQCCIDDFREMVQQLLEAGANINACDSEGWTPLHAAATCGHLHLVELLIASGANLLAVNTDGNMPYDLCDDEQTLDRLETAMADRGRCGGAAVGGLPVTLPLSLPPRRHHPGQHRGRPGRARTAHAGRHPEPAAGRGRPPCPAGPRSHAGEGWGVRGMRGWGPCYLEVGDGAEFRPGACLQLHIAAANGFSEAAALLLEHRASLSAKDQDGWEPLHAAAYWGQVPLVELLVAHGADLNAKSLMDETPLDVCGDEEVRAKLLELKHKHDALLRAQGRQRSLLRRRTSSAGSRGKVVRRASLTQRTDLYRKQHAQEAIVWQQPPPPSPEPPEDNDDCQTEAELRPPPLEEDNPEVVRPHNGRVGGSPARHLYSKRLDRSVSYQLSSLDSTAPHTLVHDKAHHTLADLKRQRAAAKLQRPPPEGPNSPETAGPGLPGHAETPQPDCGFRAGGDPPLLKLTAPAVEAPAERRPCCLLM from the exons ATGGCCGAGCACCTGGAGCTGCTGGCAGAGATGCCCATGGTGGGCAGGATGAACACGCAGGAGCGGCTGAAGCATGCCCAGAAGCGGCGTGCCCAGCAGGTGAAGATGTGGGCCCAGGCTGAGAAGGAGGCCCAGGGCAAGAAAGGTCCTGGGGAGCGTCCCCGGAAGGAGGCAGCCGGCCGAGGGCCCCCGAAGCAGGTCCTCTTCCCTCCCAGTGTTGTCCTTCTGGAGGCCGCTGCTCGAAATGACCTGGAAGAAG TCCGCCAGTTCCTTGGGAGTGGGGTCAGCCCTGACTTGGCCAACGAGGACGGCCTGACAGCCCTGCACCAG TGCTGCATTGATGATTTCCGAGAGATGGTGCAGCAACTCCTGGAGGCTGGGGCCAACATCAATGCCTGCGACAGTGAGGGCTGGACACCTCTGCATGCTGCGGCCACCTGTGGCCACCTGCACCTGGTGGAGCTGCTCATCGCCAG TGGCGCCAATCTCCTGGCGGTCAACACTGACGGGAACATGCCCTATGACTTGTGTGATGATGAGCAGACGCTGGACCGCCTGGAGACTGCCATGGCCGACCGTGGTAGGTGCGGCGGTGCGGCTGTGGGAGGGCTGCCGGTGACGCTCCCTCTGAGCCTGCCGCCTCGCAGGCATCACCCAGGACAGCATCGAGGCCGCCCGGGCCGTGCCAGAACTGCGCATGCTGGACGACATCCGGAGCCGGCTGCAGGCCGGGGCAGACCTCCATGCCCCGCTGGACCACGGAGCCACGCTGGTGAGGGCTGGGGGGTGAGGGGCATGCGGGGCTGGGGGCCTTGCTACTTGGAGGTGGGGGATGGGGCCGAATTCAGGCCGGGCGCTTGCCTGCAGCTGCACATCGCAGCCGCCAACGGGTTCAGCGAGGCGGCTGCCCTGCTGCTGGAACACCGAGCCAGCCTGAGCGCTAAGGACCAAGACGGCTGGGAGCCGCTGCACGCCGCAGCCTACTGGGGCCAG GTGCCCCTGGTGGAGCTGCTCGTGGCGCACGGGGCCGATCTGAACGCAAAGTCCCTGATGGACGAGACGCCCCTTG ATGTGTGCGGGGACGAGGAGGTGCGGGCCAAGCTGCTGGAGCTGAAGCACAAGCACGACGCCCTCCTGCGCGCCCAGGGCCGCCAGCGCTCCCTGCTGCGACGCCGCACCTCCAGCGCGGGCAGCCGCGG gaAGGTGGTGAGGCGGGCGAGCCTAACCCAGCGCACCGACCTGTACCGCAAGCAGCACGCCCAGGAGGCCATCGTGTGGCAACAGCCGCCGCCCCCCAGCCCGGAGCCACCCGAGGACAACGACGACTGCCAGacagaggcagagctcaggccaCCGCCCCTGGAG GAGGACAACCCCGAAGTGGTCAGGCCGCACAATGGCCGAGTAGGGGGCTCCCCAGCGCGGCACCTGTACTCCAAGCGACTGGACCGGAGTGTCTCATACCAGCTGAGCTCCCTGGACAGCACCGCCCCCCACACGCTGGTCCATGACAAGGCCCACCACACCCTGGCTGACCTGAAGCGCCAGCGAGCTGCTGCCAAGCTGCAGCGACCCCCACCTGAGGGGCCCAACAGCCCTGAGACGGCCGGGCCTGGCCTGCCTGGTCACGCGGAGACCCCCCAGCCTGACTGTGGCTTCAGGGCAGGCGGGGACCCACCCCTGCTCAAGCTCACAGCCCCAGCGGTGGAGGCCCCTGCGGAGAGGAGGCCGTGCTGCCTGCTCATGTGA
- the PPP1R16A gene encoding protein phosphatase 1 regulatory subunit 16A isoform X3, which translates to MAEHLELLAEMPMVGRMNTQERLKHAQKRRAQQVKMWAQAEKEAQGKKGPGERPRKEAAGRGPPKQVLFPPSVVLLEAAARNDLEEVRQFLGSGVSPDLANEDGLTALHQCCIDDFREMVQQLLEAGANINACDSEGWTPLHAAATCGHLHLVELLIASGANLLAVNTDGNMPYDLCDDEQTLDRLETAMADRGRCGGAAVGGLPVTLPLSLPPRRHHPGQHRGRPGRARTAHAGRHPEPAAGRGRPPCPAGPRSHAGEGWGVRGMRGWGPCYLEVGDGAEFRPGACLQLHIAAANGFSEAAALLLEHRASLSAKDQDGWEPLHAAAYWGQVPLVELLVAHGADLNAKSLMDETPLDVCGDEEVRAKLLELKHKHDALLRAQGRQRSLLRRRTSSAGSRGKVVRRASLTQRTDLYRKQHAQEAIVWQQPPPPSPEPPEDNDDCQTEAELRPPPLEEWCPAEASCCPSLVSVPS; encoded by the exons ATGGCCGAGCACCTGGAGCTGCTGGCAGAGATGCCCATGGTGGGCAGGATGAACACGCAGGAGCGGCTGAAGCATGCCCAGAAGCGGCGTGCCCAGCAGGTGAAGATGTGGGCCCAGGCTGAGAAGGAGGCCCAGGGCAAGAAAGGTCCTGGGGAGCGTCCCCGGAAGGAGGCAGCCGGCCGAGGGCCCCCGAAGCAGGTCCTCTTCCCTCCCAGTGTTGTCCTTCTGGAGGCCGCTGCTCGAAATGACCTGGAAGAAG TCCGCCAGTTCCTTGGGAGTGGGGTCAGCCCTGACTTGGCCAACGAGGACGGCCTGACAGCCCTGCACCAG TGCTGCATTGATGATTTCCGAGAGATGGTGCAGCAACTCCTGGAGGCTGGGGCCAACATCAATGCCTGCGACAGTGAGGGCTGGACACCTCTGCATGCTGCGGCCACCTGTGGCCACCTGCACCTGGTGGAGCTGCTCATCGCCAG TGGCGCCAATCTCCTGGCGGTCAACACTGACGGGAACATGCCCTATGACTTGTGTGATGATGAGCAGACGCTGGACCGCCTGGAGACTGCCATGGCCGACCGTGGTAGGTGCGGCGGTGCGGCTGTGGGAGGGCTGCCGGTGACGCTCCCTCTGAGCCTGCCGCCTCGCAGGCATCACCCAGGACAGCATCGAGGCCGCCCGGGCCGTGCCAGAACTGCGCATGCTGGACGACATCCGGAGCCGGCTGCAGGCCGGGGCAGACCTCCATGCCCCGCTGGACCACGGAGCCACGCTGGTGAGGGCTGGGGGGTGAGGGGCATGCGGGGCTGGGGGCCTTGCTACTTGGAGGTGGGGGATGGGGCCGAATTCAGGCCGGGCGCTTGCCTGCAGCTGCACATCGCAGCCGCCAACGGGTTCAGCGAGGCGGCTGCCCTGCTGCTGGAACACCGAGCCAGCCTGAGCGCTAAGGACCAAGACGGCTGGGAGCCGCTGCACGCCGCAGCCTACTGGGGCCAG GTGCCCCTGGTGGAGCTGCTCGTGGCGCACGGGGCCGATCTGAACGCAAAGTCCCTGATGGACGAGACGCCCCTTG ATGTGTGCGGGGACGAGGAGGTGCGGGCCAAGCTGCTGGAGCTGAAGCACAAGCACGACGCCCTCCTGCGCGCCCAGGGCCGCCAGCGCTCCCTGCTGCGACGCCGCACCTCCAGCGCGGGCAGCCGCGG gaAGGTGGTGAGGCGGGCGAGCCTAACCCAGCGCACCGACCTGTACCGCAAGCAGCACGCCCAGGAGGCCATCGTGTGGCAACAGCCGCCGCCCCCCAGCCCGGAGCCACCCGAGGACAACGACGACTGCCAGacagaggcagagctcaggccaCCGCCCCTGGAG GAATGGTGCCCTGCAGAGGCCAGCTGCTGCCCATCTCTCGTGTCTGTCCCTTCATGA
- the PPP1R16A gene encoding protein phosphatase 1 regulatory subunit 16A isoform X2 codes for MAEHLELLAEMPMVGRMNTQERLKHAQKRRAQQVKMWAQAEKEAQGKKGPGERPRKEAAGRGPPKQVLFPPSVVLLEAAARNDLEEVRQFLGSGVSPDLANEDGLTALHQCCIDDFREMVQQLLEAGANINACDSEGWTPLHAAATCGHLHLVELLIASGANLLAVNTDGNMPYDLCDDEQTLDRLETAMADRGITQDSIEAARAVPELRMLDDIRSRLQAGADLHAPLDHGATLLHIAAANGFSEAAALLLEHRASLSAKDQDGWEPLHAAAYWGQVPLVELLVAHGADLNAKSLMDETPLDVCGDEEVRAKLLELKHKHDALLRAQGRQRSLLRRRTSSAGSRGKVVRRASLTQRTDLYRKQHAQEAIVWQQPPPPSPEPPEDNDDCQTEAELRPPPLEEDNPEVVRPHNGRVGGSPARHLYSKRLDRSVSYQLSSLDSTAPHTLVHDKAHHTLADLKRQRAAAKLQRPPPEGPNSPETAGPGLPGHAETPQPDCGFRAGGDPPLLKLTAPAVEAPAERRPCCLLM; via the exons ATGGCCGAGCACCTGGAGCTGCTGGCAGAGATGCCCATGGTGGGCAGGATGAACACGCAGGAGCGGCTGAAGCATGCCCAGAAGCGGCGTGCCCAGCAGGTGAAGATGTGGGCCCAGGCTGAGAAGGAGGCCCAGGGCAAGAAAGGTCCTGGGGAGCGTCCCCGGAAGGAGGCAGCCGGCCGAGGGCCCCCGAAGCAGGTCCTCTTCCCTCCCAGTGTTGTCCTTCTGGAGGCCGCTGCTCGAAATGACCTGGAAGAAG TCCGCCAGTTCCTTGGGAGTGGGGTCAGCCCTGACTTGGCCAACGAGGACGGCCTGACAGCCCTGCACCAG TGCTGCATTGATGATTTCCGAGAGATGGTGCAGCAACTCCTGGAGGCTGGGGCCAACATCAATGCCTGCGACAGTGAGGGCTGGACACCTCTGCATGCTGCGGCCACCTGTGGCCACCTGCACCTGGTGGAGCTGCTCATCGCCAG TGGCGCCAATCTCCTGGCGGTCAACACTGACGGGAACATGCCCTATGACTTGTGTGATGATGAGCAGACGCTGGACCGCCTGGAGACTGCCATGGCCGACCGTG GCATCACCCAGGACAGCATCGAGGCCGCCCGGGCCGTGCCAGAACTGCGCATGCTGGACGACATCCGGAGCCGGCTGCAGGCCGGGGCAGACCTCCATGCCCCGCTGGACCACGGAGCCACGCTG CTGCACATCGCAGCCGCCAACGGGTTCAGCGAGGCGGCTGCCCTGCTGCTGGAACACCGAGCCAGCCTGAGCGCTAAGGACCAAGACGGCTGGGAGCCGCTGCACGCCGCAGCCTACTGGGGCCAG GTGCCCCTGGTGGAGCTGCTCGTGGCGCACGGGGCCGATCTGAACGCAAAGTCCCTGATGGACGAGACGCCCCTTG ATGTGTGCGGGGACGAGGAGGTGCGGGCCAAGCTGCTGGAGCTGAAGCACAAGCACGACGCCCTCCTGCGCGCCCAGGGCCGCCAGCGCTCCCTGCTGCGACGCCGCACCTCCAGCGCGGGCAGCCGCGG gaAGGTGGTGAGGCGGGCGAGCCTAACCCAGCGCACCGACCTGTACCGCAAGCAGCACGCCCAGGAGGCCATCGTGTGGCAACAGCCGCCGCCCCCCAGCCCGGAGCCACCCGAGGACAACGACGACTGCCAGacagaggcagagctcaggccaCCGCCCCTGGAG GAGGACAACCCCGAAGTGGTCAGGCCGCACAATGGCCGAGTAGGGGGCTCCCCAGCGCGGCACCTGTACTCCAAGCGACTGGACCGGAGTGTCTCATACCAGCTGAGCTCCCTGGACAGCACCGCCCCCCACACGCTGGTCCATGACAAGGCCCACCACACCCTGGCTGACCTGAAGCGCCAGCGAGCTGCTGCCAAGCTGCAGCGACCCCCACCTGAGGGGCCCAACAGCCCTGAGACGGCCGGGCCTGGCCTGCCTGGTCACGCGGAGACCCCCCAGCCTGACTGTGGCTTCAGGGCAGGCGGGGACCCACCCCTGCTCAAGCTCACAGCCCCAGCGGTGGAGGCCCCTGCGGAGAGGAGGCCGTGCTGCCTGCTCATGTGA
- the PPP1R16A gene encoding protein phosphatase 1 regulatory subunit 16A isoform X4 produces the protein MVQQLLEAGANINACDSEGWTPLHAAATCGHLHLVELLIASGANLLAVNTDGNMPYDLCDDEQTLDRLETAMADRGRCGGAAVGGLPVTLPLSLPPRRHHPGQHRGRPGRARTAHAGRHPEPAAGRGRPPCPAGPRSHAGEGWGVRGMRGWGPCYLEVGDGAEFRPGACLQLHIAAANGFSEAAALLLEHRASLSAKDQDGWEPLHAAAYWGQVPLVELLVAHGADLNAKSLMDETPLDVCGDEEVRAKLLELKHKHDALLRAQGRQRSLLRRRTSSAGSRGKVVRRASLTQRTDLYRKQHAQEAIVWQQPPPPSPEPPEDNDDCQTEAELRPPPLEEDNPEVVRPHNGRVGGSPARHLYSKRLDRSVSYQLSSLDSTAPHTLVHDKAHHTLADLKRQRAAAKLQRPPPEGPNSPETAGPGLPGHAETPQPDCGFRAGGDPPLLKLTAPAVEAPAERRPCCLLM, from the exons ATGGTGCAGCAACTCCTGGAGGCTGGGGCCAACATCAATGCCTGCGACAGTGAGGGCTGGACACCTCTGCATGCTGCGGCCACCTGTGGCCACCTGCACCTGGTGGAGCTGCTCATCGCCAG TGGCGCCAATCTCCTGGCGGTCAACACTGACGGGAACATGCCCTATGACTTGTGTGATGATGAGCAGACGCTGGACCGCCTGGAGACTGCCATGGCCGACCGTGGTAGGTGCGGCGGTGCGGCTGTGGGAGGGCTGCCGGTGACGCTCCCTCTGAGCCTGCCGCCTCGCAGGCATCACCCAGGACAGCATCGAGGCCGCCCGGGCCGTGCCAGAACTGCGCATGCTGGACGACATCCGGAGCCGGCTGCAGGCCGGGGCAGACCTCCATGCCCCGCTGGACCACGGAGCCACGCTGGTGAGGGCTGGGGGGTGAGGGGCATGCGGGGCTGGGGGCCTTGCTACTTGGAGGTGGGGGATGGGGCCGAATTCAGGCCGGGCGCTTGCCTGCAGCTGCACATCGCAGCCGCCAACGGGTTCAGCGAGGCGGCTGCCCTGCTGCTGGAACACCGAGCCAGCCTGAGCGCTAAGGACCAAGACGGCTGGGAGCCGCTGCACGCCGCAGCCTACTGGGGCCAG GTGCCCCTGGTGGAGCTGCTCGTGGCGCACGGGGCCGATCTGAACGCAAAGTCCCTGATGGACGAGACGCCCCTTG ATGTGTGCGGGGACGAGGAGGTGCGGGCCAAGCTGCTGGAGCTGAAGCACAAGCACGACGCCCTCCTGCGCGCCCAGGGCCGCCAGCGCTCCCTGCTGCGACGCCGCACCTCCAGCGCGGGCAGCCGCGG gaAGGTGGTGAGGCGGGCGAGCCTAACCCAGCGCACCGACCTGTACCGCAAGCAGCACGCCCAGGAGGCCATCGTGTGGCAACAGCCGCCGCCCCCCAGCCCGGAGCCACCCGAGGACAACGACGACTGCCAGacagaggcagagctcaggccaCCGCCCCTGGAG GAGGACAACCCCGAAGTGGTCAGGCCGCACAATGGCCGAGTAGGGGGCTCCCCAGCGCGGCACCTGTACTCCAAGCGACTGGACCGGAGTGTCTCATACCAGCTGAGCTCCCTGGACAGCACCGCCCCCCACACGCTGGTCCATGACAAGGCCCACCACACCCTGGCTGACCTGAAGCGCCAGCGAGCTGCTGCCAAGCTGCAGCGACCCCCACCTGAGGGGCCCAACAGCCCTGAGACGGCCGGGCCTGGCCTGCCTGGTCACGCGGAGACCCCCCAGCCTGACTGTGGCTTCAGGGCAGGCGGGGACCCACCCCTGCTCAAGCTCACAGCCCCAGCGGTGGAGGCCCCTGCGGAGAGGAGGCCGTGCTGCCTGCTCATGTGA